From Panicum hallii strain FIL2 chromosome 2, PHallii_v3.1, whole genome shotgun sequence, a single genomic window includes:
- the LOC112881503 gene encoding 1-phosphatidylinositol-3-phosphate 5-kinase FAB1B-like isoform X1, whose product MSKMCHACASKETTMDEVNIDLTCSTSCCKMCDHGEGSSIVTGETNWLHMDSSPCSTPYGTPMFSRENSFSSFASCFSSLGDSLTYSDFEEEIEIQDTGQSYPDTLLNDDLMEQGEGSLIRVEECQLRDIAVVDDGATVPIPADQNISSGHPESETLEDSKGKFDDTNITSCLNPSSEQHQDVLSNNQSIETKCGVSVEDFDLKQCGVIDVEEVTSLPMPGGDIIPLNEQVMAQLDGSMENTIVYYNISNTEPDMKHGDDFDSENECIYPLVLPSFDADPLIWSPPAPENMEDDFDTVSNNSDENENKSSGWARSSFNVNIAERSKESREDQLQKVMSEVMNGQFKTLVSRFLAAEGFSIYDGGTKKNWLDIVASLSWDAALLVKPDANSGNAMDPGLYVKVKCIPSGSYQQSEVVNGLVFKKSAAHKQMRANIKHPKLLLLQGALGHFSTGLASINSMKQENEQLEKILSAVIGKCQPDVILVEKVVSRNVNEHVQKQGVTVVSDMNMRRLERIARCTGSPIISLQNVLTKPSIIKQCESLHFEKFVEEHNITGDDGRKSWKTCLFLEGFPRPLGCTILLKGAAREELKKIKRVLHFTVFAAYHLILETSFFADQKLFMTDKPTTGKEKCFKTNACLLGPCYDSSENSDTMKHPNCDDQYANQEKLIHTEKPILLHLHDNKTMTSEDPAGEKHIDSKGIRSYSSLPVSVPSTNFMQDTPSSDYAESNTCDGFDGSTFMDTSKKVHKKQLSGEKFQRTANGICAESGASLNTQDILISMSSQHIRNQAVCEQSHLSRITYYGYFDTSLGRYLQDTLLNEKHSCLSCGESPEAHMYSYTHHNGTLTVLVKRLPMESSLSGEAQGRIWMWTRCLRCNAKPTSRVIISSSARNLSFGKFLELSFSTHSAAKKLSTCGHLLHRDCLRFFGFGSRVAMFIYSSVEIYSACKPPLTLEFNNRNKKDWLDVEVNNVRLKWKQLFSEIENGIQDLRSRYTTQAMGEGTNISVYEGLLLEVTRMLVQEKNEVEVSLKAFNQVAIPESFSHEILGLNWLYQQLLLGFYIWDLRLLHILQYTKVNTVSSDNSIHERTVKNELKNSGSIAIQDTPFMKNIGIERNETTISSSSSFDDSCSNKILDKAQLIDKLIIKEHELPVYQDHDVRSSLSSPGEATENGSHQFEATMEIGNEFCSEKSPLTNHEQPAASKVNEICRVVIPSYDAGKWVWNRFSHLELEYKKGLQGGSLYKFHLINKYTPCSSSLTQLKHQMDLGHFILGHGGNILSIAEEEVSSIIAVALTISEQQGFSSEAASSNLDRNASMLSSILASTISPKESTSGFYDSFLSALKDLHPEIDLNNEKIALRSKYTVVCIYAKQFHDLRKICCPSELAYISSISRCKNWDAQGGKSKVFFAKSMDDRFIIKQIKKTEFDSFLKFGLEYFKHFGVSEVSNNPTCLAKILGIYQVKEIRNGKETRANFMVMENLLFGHNILRRYDLKGALFSRYISDSKNPEMVLLDQNFIEDMRTMPIYIEGKTKNLMERAIWNDTAFLSNMNVMDYSLFVGVDKQKKELVFGIIDYLRQYTWDKQLESWVKTSLFVPKNLSPTVISPREYKIRFRAFMSQYFLSVPDA is encoded by the exons ATGAGTAAAATGTGTCATGCATGTGCATCAAAAGAGACAACCATGGATGAGGTCAATATCGACCTAACCTGCAGTACATCTTGCTGCAAGATGTGTGATCATGGTGAGGGATCATCAATTGTTACCGGTGAGACCAACTGGTTGCACATGGACTCAAGCCCTTGCAGCACTCCTTATGGCACTCCCATGTTCAGCCGAGAAAATTCTTTCTCAAGCTTTGCTAGTTGCTTTTCAAGCCTTG GCGACTCCCTAACATACTCTGACTTTGAAGAGGAGATTGAGATCCAGGATACTGGTCAAAGTTATCCTGATACCCTATTAAATGATGATCTTATGGAGCAAGGAGAAGGAAGTTTAATACGAGTGGAAGAATGTCAACTCCGTGATATTGCTGTTGTTGATGACGGTGCTACTGTTCCCATTCCAGCAGATCAAAATATTTCATCTGGTCATCCAGAGTCGGAAACACTAGAAGACTCCAAGGGAAAATTTGATGACACTAATATTACTTCGTGTTTGAAtccatcttctgagcagcatCAAGATGTCCTATCCAACAATCAATCTATAGAAACAAAATGTGGTGTATCAGTGGAAGACTTCGATCTTAAACAATGCGGTGTGATAGATGTTGAAGAGGTCACCAGCCTTCCTATGCCAGGTGGTGATATTATTCCATTGAATGAACAAGTTATGGCTCAACTTGACGGTAGCATGGAAAATACAATAGTTTATTACAATATATCAAATACCGAACCTGACATGAAACATGGTGATGACTTTGATAGTGAAAACGAATGTATATACCCACTTGTATTGCCCAGTTTTGATGCAGATCCGCTCATTTGGTCACCACCAGCACCAGAAAATATGGAAGATGACTTTGATACTGTTTCTAATAACTCCGATGAGAATGAAAATAAAAGCTCTGGGTGGGCTAGGTCAAGTTTCAACGTTAACATAGCAGAGAGAAGCAAGGAAAGCCGTGAAGACCAATTGCAGAAAGTAATGTCAGAAGTTATGAATGGGCAATTCAAGACCCTTGTAAGTCGTTTCTTGGCTGCTGAAGGGTTCTCTATATATGATGGAGGCACCAAGAAGAACTGGCTTGATATTGTTGCTTCATTGTCATGGGATGCTGCACTACTTGTCAAGCCTGATGCCAATTCTGGAAATGCAATGGATCCTGGTTTGTATGTGAAGGTTAAATGCATACCTTCAGGATCTTACCAGCAGAG TGAAGTGGTCAATGGTCTTGTTTTTAAGAAGAGTGCTGCACATAAACAGATGCGTGCCAATATAAAGCATCCAAAATTGTTACTTCTTCAGGGTGCGCTTGGCCATTTTTCAACAGGGTTAGCATCAATAAATTCAATGAAACAG GAAAATGAACAGCTGGAGAAAATACTTAGTGCAGTGATAGGCAAATGCCAGCCTGATGTTATATTGGTGGAGAAAGTAGTTTCCCGTAATGTGAATGAACATGTTCAGAAACAAGGAGTTACAGTAGTTAGTGACATGAATATGCGTCGGCTGGAAAGAATTGCTCGTTGCACTGGCTCTCCAATAATATCATTGCAGAATGTTCTTACAAAACCCAGCATTATTAAGCAGTGTGAGTCTCTCCATTTTGAAAAGTTTGTTGAAGAGCATAATATTACTGGAGATGATGGAAGGAAGTCATGGAAAACGTGTTTGTTTCTAGAGGGTTTTCCAAGACCTCTGGGATGCACA ATACTGCTGAAAGGCGCAGCAAGAGAAGAACTTAAGAAGATTAAGCGTGTCCTCCATTTCACTGTCTTTGCAGCTTACCATTTGATCCTTGAAACTTCATTCTTTGCTGATCAAAAATTATTTATGACAGACAAACCTACCACAGGGAAAGAGAAATGCTTTAAAACTAATGCATGCCTTCTTGGTCCCTGTTATGATAGTTCGGAAAACAGTGACACCATGAAACATCCAAATTGTGATGATCAGTATGCTAATCAGGAAAAGCTCATTCATACTGAAAAGCCTATACTGCTGCATCTTCATGATAACAAAACTATGACGTCTGAAGATCCTGCTGGTGAAAAGCATATTGACAGCAAAGGCATTCGGTCATATTCATCATTGCCTGTTTCAGTTCCCTCGACAAATTTTATGCAGGACACACCATCATCAGATTATGCTGAGTCAAACACATGTGATGGTTTTGATGGCTCAACATTCATGGATACTTCCAAAAAGGTGCACAAGAAACAATTATCTGGCGAAAAATTTCAAAGAACTGCTAATGGAATTTGTGCTGAGAGTGGAGCTTCTTTGAATACTCAGGACATCTTGATTTCAATGTCTAGCCAACATATCAGGAACCAAGCTGTTTGCGAACAGAGTCACCTTTCCCGGATAACTTATTATGGGTATTTCGATACATCTCTTGGACGATATTTGCAAGATACTTTACTTAATGAG AAACACAGCTGCTTATCGTGCGGTGAGTCTCCAGAAGCTCATATGTACTCTTATACTCACCACAATGGTACTCTCACTGTTCTTGTGAAAAGACTTCCCATGGAGTCATCACTTTCTGGTGAGGCTCAAGGAAGAATTTGGATGTGGACTAGATGCTTGAGATGCAATGCTAAGCCGACTAGCAGGGTTATAATATCTTCCTCTGCACGTAATCTATCGTTTGGGAAGTTCTTGGAGCTCAGCTTCTCAACTCATTCTGCTGCCAAGAAGCTGTCAACATGTGGGCATTTGCTGCATAGAGACTGCCTACGTTTCTTTGG ATTTGGATCCAGAGTTGCTATGTTCATATACTCATCTGTTGAAATATATTCTGCTTGTAAGCCTCCATTGACTCTGGAGTTCAATAACAGAAACAAAAAGGATTGGCTTGATGTTGAAGTGAATAAT GTCCGTCTTAAATGGAAACAACTCTTCTCAGAAATTGAAAATGGAATACAAGACTTAAGATCAAGATACACTACTCAAGCCATGGGGGAAGGCACCAACATTTCAGTATATGAAGGATTACTTTTGGAGGTGACTAGGATGCTTGTGCAGGAAAAAAATGAAGTTGAG GTTTCTCTGAAGGCGTTTAACCAAGTTGCAATACCTGAGAGTTTTTCTCATGAGATCCTTGGTTTGAACTGGCTGTACCAGCAACTTCTTCTTGGGTTCTATATTTGGGATCTTCGTTTGCTTCATATTCTCCAGTACACTAAAGTTAATACTGTATCTTCAGACAATTCTATTCATGAAAGGACAGTAAAGAATGAGCTGAAGAATTCTGGGAGTATTGCTATCCAAGACACACCATTTATGAAGAACATTGGAATAGAAAGAAATGAAACAACTATAAGTTCTTCTAGCAGCTTTGATGATTCATGTAGCAATAAAATTTTGGATAAGGCTCAGCTTATTGATAAACTAATAATCAAAGAGCATGAGTTGCCCGTTTATCAAGATCATGATGTAAGATCATCTCTTTCTTCTCCAGGCGAAGCTACTGAAAATGGTTCACATCAGTTTGAGGCAACTATGGAGATTGGTAATGAGTTTTGTTCAGAGAAATCACCATTGACAAATCATGAACAGCCTGCAGCATCCAAAGTAAATGAAATATGTCGTGTTGTCATACCAAGTTATGATGCAGGAAAATGGGTCTGGAATCGATTTAGTCACTTGGAACTGGAATACAAGAAAGGACTTCAAGGTGGTTCTTTGTATAAATTTCACCTCATCAACAAATACACCCCATGTTCTTCATCATTGACACAATTAAAACATCAGATGGACTTGGGGCATTTTATACTTGGCCATGGTGGTAATATCTTGTCTATTGCTGAGGAAGAGGTTTCCAGCATTATTGCTGTCGCATTAACTATATCTGAACAACAAGGGTTCTCTTCTGAAGCTGCATCTAGCAACTTGGATAGAAATGCTTCTATGTTGTCATCCATTCTCGCATCAACAATATCACCTAAGGAATCAACATCTGGGTTTTATGATTCATTTCTGTCAGCTTTAAAAGATCTGCATCCTGAAATTGATCTGAACAATGAAAAAATAGCTCTTAGAAGCAAATATACCGTTGTTTGTATATATGCAAAGCAATTCCATGATCTTCGGAAGATATGTTGCCCATCAGAACTTGCATATATTTCATCAATAAGCCGCTGCAAAAATTGGGATGCACAGGGCGGAAAGAGTAAGGTTTTCTTTGCGAAATCAATGGATGACAGATTTATCATAAAACAAATCAAGAAGACGGAGTTTGATTCGTTCTTAAAGTTTGGTCTCGAGTACTTCAAGCATTTTGGTGTATCTGAGGTCTCAAATAACCCTACATGTCTCGCAAAAATTCTGGGAATATATCAG GTTAAGGAAATAAGGAACGGCAAGGAGACAAGGGCTAATTTCATGGTTATGGAAAATCTTTTGTTTGGGCATAATATACTACGTAGATATGATCTGAAGGGTGCTCTTTTCTCACGATATATTTCTGATTCAAAAAATCCTGAAATGGTGCTTTTGGATCAGAATTTTATTGAAGATATGCGTACCATGCCAATCTACATTGAGGGAAAAACCAAAAACCTCATGGAACGTGCTATTTGGAATGACACAGCTTTTCTAAGT AACATGAATGTAATGGATTACTCCTTGTTTGTTGGAGTTGACAAACAGAAGAAAGAGCTTGTATTTGGAATTATAGATTATTTGAGACaatatacttgggacaaacagCTGGAATCTTGGGTGAAGACATCTCTTTTTGTTCCGAAGAATCTATCACCAACTGTAATTTCACCAAGGGAGTACAAAATCAGATTCAGAGCATTTATGTCACAATACTTTCTATCAGTTCCAGATGCTTGA
- the LOC112881503 gene encoding putative 1-phosphatidylinositol-3-phosphate 5-kinase FAB1C isoform X2, giving the protein MSKMCHACASKETTMDEVNIDLTCSTSCCKMCDHGEGSSIVTGETNWLHMDSSPCSTPYGTPMFSRENSFSSFASCFSSLGDSLTYSDFEEEIEIQDTGQSYPDTLLNDDLMEQGEGSLIRVEECQLRDIAVVDDGATVPIPADQNISSGHPESETLEDSKGKFDDTNITSCLNPSSEQHQDVLSNNQSIETKCGVSVEDFDLKQCGVIDVEEVTSLPMPGGDIIPLNEQVMAQLDGSMENTIVYYNISNTEPDMKHGDDFDSENECIYPLVLPSFDADPLIWSPPAPENMEDDFDTVSNNSDENENKSSGWARSSFNVNIAERSKESREDQLQKVMSEVMNGQFKTLVSRFLAAEGFSIYDGGTKKNWLDIVASLSWDAALLVKPDANSGNAMDPGLYVKVKCIPSGSYQQSEVVNGLVFKKSAAHKQMRANIKHPKLLLLQGALGHFSTGLASINSMKQENEQLEKILSAVIGKCQPDVILVEKVVSRNVNEHVQKQGVTVVSDMNMRRLERIARCTGSPIISLQNVLTKPSIIKQCESLHFEKFVEEHNITGDDGRKSWKTCLFLEGFPRPLGCTILLKGAAREELKKIKRVLHFTVFAAYHLILETSFFADQKLFMTDKPTTGKEKCFKTNACLLGPCYDSSENSDTMKHPNCDDQYANQEKLIHTEKPILLHLHDNKTMTSEDPAGEKHIDSKGIRSYSSLPVSVPSTNFMQDTPSSDYAESNTCDGFDGSTFMDTSKKDILISMSSQHIRNQAVCEQSHLSRITYYGYFDTSLGRYLQDTLLNEKHSCLSCGESPEAHMYSYTHHNGTLTVLVKRLPMESSLSGEAQGRIWMWTRCLRCNAKPTSRVIISSSARNLSFGKFLELSFSTHSAAKKLSTCGHLLHRDCLRFFGFGSRVAMFIYSSVEIYSACKPPLTLEFNNRNKKDWLDVEVNNVRLKWKQLFSEIENGIQDLRSRYTTQAMGEGTNISVYEGLLLEVTRMLVQEKNEVEVSLKAFNQVAIPESFSHEILGLNWLYQQLLLGFYIWDLRLLHILQYTKVNTVSSDNSIHERTVKNELKNSGSIAIQDTPFMKNIGIERNETTISSSSSFDDSCSNKILDKAQLIDKLIIKEHELPVYQDHDVRSSLSSPGEATENGSHQFEATMEIGNEFCSEKSPLTNHEQPAASKVNEICRVVIPSYDAGKWVWNRFSHLELEYKKGLQGGSLYKFHLINKYTPCSSSLTQLKHQMDLGHFILGHGGNILSIAEEEVSSIIAVALTISEQQGFSSEAASSNLDRNASMLSSILASTISPKESTSGFYDSFLSALKDLHPEIDLNNEKIALRSKYTVVCIYAKQFHDLRKICCPSELAYISSISRCKNWDAQGGKSKVFFAKSMDDRFIIKQIKKTEFDSFLKFGLEYFKHFGVSEVSNNPTCLAKILGIYQVKEIRNGKETRANFMVMENLLFGHNILRRYDLKGALFSRYISDSKNPEMVLLDQNFIEDMRTMPIYIEGKTKNLMERAIWNDTAFLSNMNVMDYSLFVGVDKQKKELVFGIIDYLRQYTWDKQLESWVKTSLFVPKNLSPTVISPREYKIRFRAFMSQYFLSVPDA; this is encoded by the exons ATGAGTAAAATGTGTCATGCATGTGCATCAAAAGAGACAACCATGGATGAGGTCAATATCGACCTAACCTGCAGTACATCTTGCTGCAAGATGTGTGATCATGGTGAGGGATCATCAATTGTTACCGGTGAGACCAACTGGTTGCACATGGACTCAAGCCCTTGCAGCACTCCTTATGGCACTCCCATGTTCAGCCGAGAAAATTCTTTCTCAAGCTTTGCTAGTTGCTTTTCAAGCCTTG GCGACTCCCTAACATACTCTGACTTTGAAGAGGAGATTGAGATCCAGGATACTGGTCAAAGTTATCCTGATACCCTATTAAATGATGATCTTATGGAGCAAGGAGAAGGAAGTTTAATACGAGTGGAAGAATGTCAACTCCGTGATATTGCTGTTGTTGATGACGGTGCTACTGTTCCCATTCCAGCAGATCAAAATATTTCATCTGGTCATCCAGAGTCGGAAACACTAGAAGACTCCAAGGGAAAATTTGATGACACTAATATTACTTCGTGTTTGAAtccatcttctgagcagcatCAAGATGTCCTATCCAACAATCAATCTATAGAAACAAAATGTGGTGTATCAGTGGAAGACTTCGATCTTAAACAATGCGGTGTGATAGATGTTGAAGAGGTCACCAGCCTTCCTATGCCAGGTGGTGATATTATTCCATTGAATGAACAAGTTATGGCTCAACTTGACGGTAGCATGGAAAATACAATAGTTTATTACAATATATCAAATACCGAACCTGACATGAAACATGGTGATGACTTTGATAGTGAAAACGAATGTATATACCCACTTGTATTGCCCAGTTTTGATGCAGATCCGCTCATTTGGTCACCACCAGCACCAGAAAATATGGAAGATGACTTTGATACTGTTTCTAATAACTCCGATGAGAATGAAAATAAAAGCTCTGGGTGGGCTAGGTCAAGTTTCAACGTTAACATAGCAGAGAGAAGCAAGGAAAGCCGTGAAGACCAATTGCAGAAAGTAATGTCAGAAGTTATGAATGGGCAATTCAAGACCCTTGTAAGTCGTTTCTTGGCTGCTGAAGGGTTCTCTATATATGATGGAGGCACCAAGAAGAACTGGCTTGATATTGTTGCTTCATTGTCATGGGATGCTGCACTACTTGTCAAGCCTGATGCCAATTCTGGAAATGCAATGGATCCTGGTTTGTATGTGAAGGTTAAATGCATACCTTCAGGATCTTACCAGCAGAG TGAAGTGGTCAATGGTCTTGTTTTTAAGAAGAGTGCTGCACATAAACAGATGCGTGCCAATATAAAGCATCCAAAATTGTTACTTCTTCAGGGTGCGCTTGGCCATTTTTCAACAGGGTTAGCATCAATAAATTCAATGAAACAG GAAAATGAACAGCTGGAGAAAATACTTAGTGCAGTGATAGGCAAATGCCAGCCTGATGTTATATTGGTGGAGAAAGTAGTTTCCCGTAATGTGAATGAACATGTTCAGAAACAAGGAGTTACAGTAGTTAGTGACATGAATATGCGTCGGCTGGAAAGAATTGCTCGTTGCACTGGCTCTCCAATAATATCATTGCAGAATGTTCTTACAAAACCCAGCATTATTAAGCAGTGTGAGTCTCTCCATTTTGAAAAGTTTGTTGAAGAGCATAATATTACTGGAGATGATGGAAGGAAGTCATGGAAAACGTGTTTGTTTCTAGAGGGTTTTCCAAGACCTCTGGGATGCACA ATACTGCTGAAAGGCGCAGCAAGAGAAGAACTTAAGAAGATTAAGCGTGTCCTCCATTTCACTGTCTTTGCAGCTTACCATTTGATCCTTGAAACTTCATTCTTTGCTGATCAAAAATTATTTATGACAGACAAACCTACCACAGGGAAAGAGAAATGCTTTAAAACTAATGCATGCCTTCTTGGTCCCTGTTATGATAGTTCGGAAAACAGTGACACCATGAAACATCCAAATTGTGATGATCAGTATGCTAATCAGGAAAAGCTCATTCATACTGAAAAGCCTATACTGCTGCATCTTCATGATAACAAAACTATGACGTCTGAAGATCCTGCTGGTGAAAAGCATATTGACAGCAAAGGCATTCGGTCATATTCATCATTGCCTGTTTCAGTTCCCTCGACAAATTTTATGCAGGACACACCATCATCAGATTATGCTGAGTCAAACACATGTGATGGTTTTGATGGCTCAACATTCATGGATACTTCCAAAAAG GACATCTTGATTTCAATGTCTAGCCAACATATCAGGAACCAAGCTGTTTGCGAACAGAGTCACCTTTCCCGGATAACTTATTATGGGTATTTCGATACATCTCTTGGACGATATTTGCAAGATACTTTACTTAATGAG AAACACAGCTGCTTATCGTGCGGTGAGTCTCCAGAAGCTCATATGTACTCTTATACTCACCACAATGGTACTCTCACTGTTCTTGTGAAAAGACTTCCCATGGAGTCATCACTTTCTGGTGAGGCTCAAGGAAGAATTTGGATGTGGACTAGATGCTTGAGATGCAATGCTAAGCCGACTAGCAGGGTTATAATATCTTCCTCTGCACGTAATCTATCGTTTGGGAAGTTCTTGGAGCTCAGCTTCTCAACTCATTCTGCTGCCAAGAAGCTGTCAACATGTGGGCATTTGCTGCATAGAGACTGCCTACGTTTCTTTGG ATTTGGATCCAGAGTTGCTATGTTCATATACTCATCTGTTGAAATATATTCTGCTTGTAAGCCTCCATTGACTCTGGAGTTCAATAACAGAAACAAAAAGGATTGGCTTGATGTTGAAGTGAATAAT GTCCGTCTTAAATGGAAACAACTCTTCTCAGAAATTGAAAATGGAATACAAGACTTAAGATCAAGATACACTACTCAAGCCATGGGGGAAGGCACCAACATTTCAGTATATGAAGGATTACTTTTGGAGGTGACTAGGATGCTTGTGCAGGAAAAAAATGAAGTTGAG GTTTCTCTGAAGGCGTTTAACCAAGTTGCAATACCTGAGAGTTTTTCTCATGAGATCCTTGGTTTGAACTGGCTGTACCAGCAACTTCTTCTTGGGTTCTATATTTGGGATCTTCGTTTGCTTCATATTCTCCAGTACACTAAAGTTAATACTGTATCTTCAGACAATTCTATTCATGAAAGGACAGTAAAGAATGAGCTGAAGAATTCTGGGAGTATTGCTATCCAAGACACACCATTTATGAAGAACATTGGAATAGAAAGAAATGAAACAACTATAAGTTCTTCTAGCAGCTTTGATGATTCATGTAGCAATAAAATTTTGGATAAGGCTCAGCTTATTGATAAACTAATAATCAAAGAGCATGAGTTGCCCGTTTATCAAGATCATGATGTAAGATCATCTCTTTCTTCTCCAGGCGAAGCTACTGAAAATGGTTCACATCAGTTTGAGGCAACTATGGAGATTGGTAATGAGTTTTGTTCAGAGAAATCACCATTGACAAATCATGAACAGCCTGCAGCATCCAAAGTAAATGAAATATGTCGTGTTGTCATACCAAGTTATGATGCAGGAAAATGGGTCTGGAATCGATTTAGTCACTTGGAACTGGAATACAAGAAAGGACTTCAAGGTGGTTCTTTGTATAAATTTCACCTCATCAACAAATACACCCCATGTTCTTCATCATTGACACAATTAAAACATCAGATGGACTTGGGGCATTTTATACTTGGCCATGGTGGTAATATCTTGTCTATTGCTGAGGAAGAGGTTTCCAGCATTATTGCTGTCGCATTAACTATATCTGAACAACAAGGGTTCTCTTCTGAAGCTGCATCTAGCAACTTGGATAGAAATGCTTCTATGTTGTCATCCATTCTCGCATCAACAATATCACCTAAGGAATCAACATCTGGGTTTTATGATTCATTTCTGTCAGCTTTAAAAGATCTGCATCCTGAAATTGATCTGAACAATGAAAAAATAGCTCTTAGAAGCAAATATACCGTTGTTTGTATATATGCAAAGCAATTCCATGATCTTCGGAAGATATGTTGCCCATCAGAACTTGCATATATTTCATCAATAAGCCGCTGCAAAAATTGGGATGCACAGGGCGGAAAGAGTAAGGTTTTCTTTGCGAAATCAATGGATGACAGATTTATCATAAAACAAATCAAGAAGACGGAGTTTGATTCGTTCTTAAAGTTTGGTCTCGAGTACTTCAAGCATTTTGGTGTATCTGAGGTCTCAAATAACCCTACATGTCTCGCAAAAATTCTGGGAATATATCAG GTTAAGGAAATAAGGAACGGCAAGGAGACAAGGGCTAATTTCATGGTTATGGAAAATCTTTTGTTTGGGCATAATATACTACGTAGATATGATCTGAAGGGTGCTCTTTTCTCACGATATATTTCTGATTCAAAAAATCCTGAAATGGTGCTTTTGGATCAGAATTTTATTGAAGATATGCGTACCATGCCAATCTACATTGAGGGAAAAACCAAAAACCTCATGGAACGTGCTATTTGGAATGACACAGCTTTTCTAAGT AACATGAATGTAATGGATTACTCCTTGTTTGTTGGAGTTGACAAACAGAAGAAAGAGCTTGTATTTGGAATTATAGATTATTTGAGACaatatacttgggacaaacagCTGGAATCTTGGGTGAAGACATCTCTTTTTGTTCCGAAGAATCTATCACCAACTGTAATTTCACCAAGGGAGTACAAAATCAGATTCAGAGCATTTATGTCACAATACTTTCTATCAGTTCCAGATGCTTGA